CATTAGAGTCATTTGCTTTTCAGCGAGATGAAATCCGGAAAAATGGAGAAAAAGAATTTCTCTTGCAGGATTGGGTGATACGAATAAACTTGTCGGGTCTCCAACAAATCCCTGAGAAATGTTTTCATGTTGCTCCTGATCTTTATAAATTCTGCTTGTAGGATCGTCATTCTTTTGAAGACTACCTCCCGAAGGTAAAGTTGTAAACCAAGCATTGATCGAATTTGAATTGGTTGCTGATCCACATTTTGAGCGAATTTGATAGTGATAATATCTGTTGGGTGACAAGCCGGAAAATAAATGCTCCAATCCGGGACCGGAATGATTGTTCCAGCCTGACCAGGATGACCATATACCCGGGGAAATTTCATATCTGATGCGCAATTGATAATCAGTAGCACAAGGAACTCCTGCATTCCATTTGATTTTTGCGCTGGTTTGGGTAATATCAGTTTGATAGACCTGTTGCGGTGTGCCACAACTGCCTGCTTTGATCGTAACTTTTTGAATACAGGTATTCGTATTACCCGATAAATCTGTGACCGTCCACTTTACATTTTTAACTCCTAAAGCATAGGTCGGGGGCGCATTATTGGATGTTCCTGCTACACCACAATTATCGCTTGTCACAGGACTTCCCAAATTGATCTCTGATGAAGGTACAGGTCCGCA
The sequence above is a segment of the Saprospiraceae bacterium genome. Coding sequences within it:
- a CDS encoding T9SS type A sorting domain-containing protein, with protein sequence CGPVPSSEINLGSPVTSDNCGVAGTSNNAPPTYALGVKNVKWTVTDLSGNTNTCIQKVTIKAGSCGTPQQVYQTDITQTSAKIKWNAGVPCATDYQLRIRYEISPGIWSSWSGWNNHSGPGLEHLFSGLSPNRYYHYQIRSKCGSATNSNSINAWFTTLPSGGSLQKNDDPTSRIYKDQEQHENISQGFVGDPTSLFVSPNPAREILFLHFSGFHLAEKQMTLMDVQGKLILNAKLQATENEIEIDLHKLNVTSGIYFIRISNGTKQITKQFIVEK